Within Pseudomonas brassicacearum, the genomic segment CTGGTCACCCTGGCGCTGCACTTCAACACCGGTATTGGCCATGCTGGCGCGCAGTTTCTTTTCTTGCTGGTCGGCGTAGTAGCCGTAGCCGGCCGCGGATGCCCCCACCACTGCGGCGCCGATCAATGCGCCCTTACCGCGGTTATCGTGACCGATGGCCGCACCGGCCAACGCCCCTGCCAGTGCACCGAGGCCGCCGTACTTGGCGGTTTTGCTCATGCCCGAAGATTCGGTAGAGGCCTGTCCCTGGTTGTCGTAGGGGTTAGGCGACGCACAGCCGGACAACAGGGCCACGGCAGTTGCGACAACGATCAAGCGACGCGAGGTGAACATGAAGATGCTCCTGGTTTTTCAGTCTGAATGCCAAAGTGTAGGCAATCGACTCTGGCAGGCGTTGGAACGCAACAACCGTTAAAAATTCCGTCCCGCTGCGTCGCGCTTCGCCCGGCTGACCGATAAAAACTCGTCGTCCGGGCGAACGCCCCTCATCCCTGCGCCAGACAGCGGCTCACGCCCCGGACAATCATCTCCACTTCCCGCCCATCGATCGTCAGTGGCGGCAGCAGGCGGATGGTCTGGCCCCGGGTGATATTGATCAGCAGGCCGTGGTCCCGGGCGGCGCGAAGGGCCAGGTCGCGGACCGGTTGCTTGAGTTCGATGCCGATCATCAACCCCAGGCCGCGAATCGCCAAGACATTCGGGTTGTCCGCCAACTCGGCCCGCAGCCGGCTCAGCAACTGTTCGCCCTGGTGCCTGGCGTTGTCCACCAGCGCTTGTTGCTCAATGATATCCAGCACCGTGCAGCCGACCCGACAGGCCAGCGGATTACCGCCAAAGGTGCTGCCATGGCTGCCCGGGGTAAACAGCTCGGCAGCCTTGCCCCGTGCCAGGCAGGCCCCAATGGGCACGCCGTTGCCCAGGCCTTTGGCGAGGGTCATGACGTCCGGCACGATGCCCTCGTGCTGGAATGCGAACCACTGGCCAGTACGACCGATGCCGGTCTGGATCTCGTCAAGCATCAACAGCCAGGCGCGCCGGCTGCACAGCTGCCGCAAGGCCTTGAGATAACCCGGCGGGGCGAGTTGCACACCGCTTTCACCCTGGATCGGCTCCACCAATACCGCAACGATGCGCTCGGCATGAGCCTGCTCGATCGCTTCCAACGCTGCCAGATCGCCGAACGGCACCTTGATGAAATCCCCCGGCAAGCGGTTGTAGCCCAGCCGCACGGACGGGCCGTCACTGGCGGACATCGTGCCCAATGTGCGCCCGTGGAATGCATTGTCCATGACCACCACCAACGGCTGCTCAATACCCTTGTGCCAGCCATAGAGACGCGCCAGTTTCAGCGCGGTTTCGTTGGCCTCGGCGCCTGAGTTGTTGAAAAACGCCCGCTCCAGCCCCGACAGCTGAGTGAGCTTTTGCGCCAGGCGTTCTTGCCAATCGATGCTGTACAGGTTCGACGTATGCAGCAGCAGGCCAGCCTGCTCGCTGATGGCGGCCACCAGCCGCGGGTGGGAGTGGCCGACATTGGTCACCGCCACGCCCGCCACCGCATCGAGGTATTCGCGGCCGTCCTGGTCCCACAAGCGCGTACCCAAGCCATGGGTGAAACTCAGCGCCAGGGGTTGGTAAGTGGTCATCAGGCAGGCAGCGGTCATGACATCAAGCTCCATTGGGTTGGTTTTTTCCAGTATGGTTAGCCACCAAGACTGGATAAACGCTGCTTTACTTCAATCATTTTAAAGTTGAGCTTGATAATGGACCTGTTCCAGGCAATGACCGTTTACGTGAAGGTGGTGGAAGCCGGAAGCCTGACAGCGGCGGCCCAGGCGTGCGAAATGTCCACCACCATGGTGGGCAATCATCTTCGTGCGCTGGAGCAACGTCTCGGCGTGCGTCTGATCAACCGTACGACGCGGCGCCAGCGCCTGACCGAGTTCGGTTCGACCTACTACCAACGTTGCCTGGAAGTGCTGGGGCTGGTGGCCGATTCCGAGCGCCTGGCCGAACAGACCCAGGGCGAACCCGCCGGCACCCTGCGCATCACCGCGCCGCTGACCTTTGGCAGCGAGCGCCTGGCGCCGGCCCTGGCCGAATTCAGCCAACGCTACCCACAGGTCAAGCTCGACGTGGTGCTGACCAACCAGCGGCTGGACCTGCTCGAACATGGATTCGACGTCGCCATCCGCCTCGGTCATCCCGACCCGAAACTGATCGCCCGCCCCTTGATGGACTACACCCTGACCATCTGCGCCTCCCCCGCTTACCTGGCCCGGCGCGGCACACCGGAAAAACCCGCGGACCTGCAGCAGCACGATTGCCTGTCGTTCGCCTATTTAGCAGGGGACGATTGGCGCTTTGCCCAGGACCTCTGGCCGATCAACGGCCCGGAAGGGGAAATCAAGGTGCCGGTCAACGGACCGATGCTGATCAACAGCTCTTCGGGCCTGCACCGCGCCGCCCTGGCCGGGATGGGCGTGGTGATGCTGCCCGATGCGCTGGTGGCCCAGGACCTGCAGGATGGACACCTGGTAGCGCTGCTGCAGGACTACCGGTTGCCCCATCGCCCAATGAGCTTGATGTATGCGCAGGATCGCTACCGCTTGCCGAAACTGCGCAGTTTTGTCGAGTTCGCGCTGGAAAAATGGGGCAAACCCCAAACCCCAGCCGAATGATGTTGTGGCGGGGGGATTTATCCCCGCTGGGTTGCGCAGCAACCCCAAGGCTGTCGGTTCACATCGGGGGCCGCTGCGCGACCCAACGGGGATAAATCCCCTCGCCACAAAAGCGAACCCCGCCTGAACATCCCCCGCTAGTGCCTCTCGCCCCCCATCAGCTACTCTTCCTCCTTGGACGAGCATTTTGATATCAAGGCTGATTGAGGAAACGACGATGGGAGATGCCTCGAACATCGACATGCTGCGGCTCGACCTGTCCGATCTGGACGAAGGCGTACTGCACACCATCCTGGAACTGGTCAGCGATGGCATCTGGGACTGGAATGCCAACACCGGCTTCGTCTACCGCAACCCCGGCTGGTACACGATGCTTGGCTACCTGCCTCACTCACTGGACAACACCGTACTGACCTGGGAAAGCGTGATCCACCCGGATGACTATCCACGGGTCATGGCATTGTTCGACGACTACCTGGAACACCGATCCCACGTCTACCAGGCCGAATACCGCTGCCGCACCTACGACGGTTCCTACATCTGGATCGAGGATCGCGGCTATGTGATCGCACGCAACCCGGACGGCACGGTGGCGCGCATGATCGGCGCCCACCGCAGTATCGATGACAAGAAACGCCTGTTCGAACAGCTGGAACGGCGCAACAAATCCCTGGAAGCCGTGATCGAAGAACGCACCCGCGAACTGTCCCGGGTCAACCA encodes:
- a CDS encoding aspartate aminotransferase family protein; translated protein: MTAACLMTTYQPLALSFTHGLGTRLWDQDGREYLDAVAGVAVTNVGHSHPRLVAAISEQAGLLLHTSNLYSIDWQERLAQKLTQLSGLERAFFNNSGAEANETALKLARLYGWHKGIEQPLVVVMDNAFHGRTLGTMSASDGPSVRLGYNRLPGDFIKVPFGDLAALEAIEQAHAERIVAVLVEPIQGESGVQLAPPGYLKALRQLCSRRAWLLMLDEIQTGIGRTGQWFAFQHEGIVPDVMTLAKGLGNGVPIGACLARGKAAELFTPGSHGSTFGGNPLACRVGCTVLDIIEQQALVDNARHQGEQLLSRLRAELADNPNVLAIRGLGLMIGIELKQPVRDLALRAARDHGLLINITRGQTIRLLPPLTIDGREVEMIVRGVSRCLAQG
- a CDS encoding LysR family transcriptional regulator, whose translation is MDLFQAMTVYVKVVEAGSLTAAAQACEMSTTMVGNHLRALEQRLGVRLINRTTRRQRLTEFGSTYYQRCLEVLGLVADSERLAEQTQGEPAGTLRITAPLTFGSERLAPALAEFSQRYPQVKLDVVLTNQRLDLLEHGFDVAIRLGHPDPKLIARPLMDYTLTICASPAYLARRGTPEKPADLQQHDCLSFAYLAGDDWRFAQDLWPINGPEGEIKVPVNGPMLINSSSGLHRAALAGMGVVMLPDALVAQDLQDGHLVALLQDYRLPHRPMSLMYAQDRYRLPKLRSFVEFALEKWGKPQTPAE